In a single window of the Mesorhizobium shangrilense genome:
- the thiQ gene encoding thiamine ABC transporter ATP-binding protein — protein sequence MTGGLPITLEKVVFGYGEQKFRFDVAIEAGAMTALMGPSGSGKSTLLNLVAGFETPESGAVRIGGEDVTTLPPASRPVSMVFQENNLFGHLTVEKNVGLGRSPSLTLTAPDRAAISDALARVGLAGKEKRLPRELSGGERQRVALARVLVRDRPVLLLDEPFASLGPALRGDMLELLSDLHAERRMTVVFVTHHPDDARRIAENLIFLGDGNVSAAGKAEDFFSDKAPESFRDYIGDGSTAS from the coding sequence ATGACGGGCGGGCTTCCGATCACCCTGGAAAAGGTCGTCTTCGGCTACGGCGAACAGAAATTCCGCTTCGACGTCGCCATCGAGGCCGGTGCGATGACGGCGCTGATGGGGCCGAGCGGTTCGGGCAAGTCGACGCTGCTCAACCTCGTTGCCGGCTTCGAGACGCCGGAATCGGGTGCGGTCCGCATCGGCGGCGAGGACGTGACGACGCTTCCGCCAGCCTCGCGGCCGGTGTCCATGGTGTTCCAGGAGAACAACCTGTTCGGCCACCTCACGGTCGAGAAGAACGTCGGGCTCGGCCGGTCGCCCTCTCTCACCCTCACCGCCCCCGACCGCGCCGCGATATCAGATGCGCTCGCCCGCGTCGGCCTTGCCGGCAAGGAGAAGCGACTGCCGCGCGAGCTCTCCGGCGGCGAGCGCCAAAGGGTGGCGCTGGCGCGTGTGCTCGTGCGGGACCGCCCCGTCCTGCTGCTCGACGAGCCCTTCGCGTCGCTGGGACCGGCACTGCGCGGCGACATGCTGGAGTTGCTTTCGGACCTTCACGCAGAACGGCGCATGACCGTTGTATTTGTGACACACCACCCCGACGATGCGCGAAGAATTGCCGAAAACCTCATCTTCCTCGGGGATGGCAACGTATCTGCGGCCGGAAAGGCGGAAGATTTTTTCTCCGACAAGGCTCCGGAAAGCTTTCGCGACTACATCGGTGATGGCAGCACAGCGTCATGA